CCGAGATCGTGACGCAAGCAGTCGGAACATCGCACGTGAAAGTGTTCGGTGCGGACGGTTCGACCCGCGTGAGCTTCCAGACGTACCCGTCGTCGGGATATTCGGGCTTCGGGCTTGCAACGGCAGATGTGAACCGGGATGGAATCGCGGACATCGTGACAACTGGGCTGACCAGCGGAGCGCCGCAACTGCGCGCGTTCCGTGGAACCGACGTGACCCCGATCGAACTCGCTTACGCGCTGCCCGGGGACATTCTGGGCGGGATCGCAGTCGGGTAAAGGTTTGAGTACCGTCGAGGGCTGAGCGGTACAAAATCGAACGCCCGGTTAGTTTGGGAAGCATTATTGTTTCCCAAACTAACCGGGCGTTCTTACGTTACTGCGCTCGCGTTATTTCTGGCGCGGTCGAGATCAATACACCGCGTTGGGGTCGGACGGGCCGCCCGCGCCCTTGGTGGCCGTGCCGCCGCCGTAGCGGGCGTGCCAGCCGTCCGTCGTGCGGATGCCGTGCAGGTCTTCCATCGTGAGGCCGTACTTCGCGAACCACGGCGTGCCGCTCTTCACGATCGCGTCCGTTTCCTGAACGCGCTTCACACACTCGGTCTCGGCGAACTTCTGGCGATCGGCCGGGGAAGCGTAGGTGAAGAACTCTTTCCAGAACGCCCGGCCGCCGAGGATGCCGCTGGCCCCGGCCTTCATCGCCATGTCCACCTGCTTCTTGTACTTGTCGTAATCGACGCCCGCGGACAGCAGCACCCACGGCTTCACGCAGGCGTCGTTGAGGCGCTTCAGGTTGTCCACCAGTTGCGCGTCCGACTCGACGCCGAACGTGCCGGGGAACTCGGCTTTGTAGATGTCGCAGTAGCGGCTGAGGTACTTCGCGGTGTCGATGACGGTCTTGGCCTTCCGCGCCGCGACCTTGTCCTTCGCTTCCTCGACGCCGTTGATCTTGTACGCGAAGTGCAGCGGTTCGAGCAGGAACAGGATGTCGTGCTTGATGCACTCGTCGTAGATCTGCTGCGTGAACGCGAAGTTGCGCTCGGCCGAGTCGAGTTCGTCGGGCTCGAACTGCGCGAGCAGTTTCACCGCATCGGCCCCGCAGCGCTTGATCTTCCCGACGCTCCAGCCCGGTTCGACCTCGCCGCACGGCGCGCCGGCCGCGTTCTTGTCGGCCCCGGACTTCTCGACGCGGATGAGCAGCCCCGTGCTGGGCGGCACCGCGAACGCGGAGACGGTGCTGGCGTAGCCGTAGAACCCGTCCACGAGCAGGCCCGAGCAGTGCGGCGCGAGCGCACGCGACAGCATCACCTTCGCGTCCGCGATCTCGGCGTAGGTCGGCTCGCGGTCGGCGCCGGTGGCCTCCTTCGTCGCCTTCTTCATCATCGAGATCATGGAGCTGTTCTGGTCGGTGGCGACCATCGTCAGCGTGCCGTTCGCGTTGCTGATGCGCTGCAGCCCGCGCAGTTTACCGGGGGTGAGACCGAGTCCGTAGAGTCGCGTAATCGAAGTGGTGGCCATCGAAGCGAATCCCCTTTGCAAAATTTGAGTAATCGCTTGACATCTTAGTGGTGAGGCGTTCTACGGACAGGTTGCGCCCCTCAATGCGCACCGATCCAGCGCGCGGCAAAATCGAGATAAGCGGCACGAATTTCCGGGAATTGCGTCACGTTGGGGACATGGTTCAGTTCGAGAAGGTTTGGTGTACCGTCGGGGGAAATGATGTAGTCGGCCGCGCACACCGCGAGGTCGAAATGATCTCGAAGTGAGCACACATCCGCGGCAAGTGCCTCATCCAATGGCATGAACGCTGCGGTTGTGTGGTGAATGGATTTCTTCCAGTCGTCCCCGCCGAGTCGGAGCTGGAACAGGGTGTCGCCGATGGCCGTCACGCGCACGGCCTCACCGTCCAAAAATGGCTCGATGAGCGACGGTTCGCTCGCGGTCCACGTCTCGGCAAAGCACTCTTTCCCCTCACCACAGTGCCATTCGCCCCATTTTGCGACGGACCGCGTATCCGTGCTGAAAGTTGTTCCGGCGTCGGTGTACGAACGGGGCAGGGTGGCGAACCGCGACACCTTCCGAACGCGGGCCAGATTCGCGATGCGCGGGCGGCAATCGAGTAACCCGGACGCGCTCGGCAAGCACGGCCCGACCCACAGCGCCAGCGCTGTGATTCCCGGCAAATCGTTCTCGAAGATCCCGTGGAACACAACCTTATCGACCGGCCCGGTCCAGTCCCAGGTGCCGAACCGAGCGAGGTAGAGTTGTTGGTCGCGGATCTGTACTTTCGGCATCATGTCGAAGGAAACGATGCGGCACGCGACGCGCGACTTGAGTTCGTTCACTTCTTCGCGATCGAGTCCGATCAGAGCAACGGTTTCGGTGGACATGAGCCGGTTCCTTGGTGCCCGCGTTTTCGGCGCTTGGTCCCGATCCAGACGCACACCGCCACGCCGCCAATTGCGGCGCTGCCGTAGGCGACGAAGTGGTAACACGCGACCACGAGTAGCGCCTTGTGCCGTTCCACCGGGACCAGTTCCGCCGTGCTCGGGTCGAGCGCTACGCCGAGCGTGTCCGCGTGCCGCCAGACGCTCGCGCCCGTGAGGGCCGTTGCGCCGGCGACCACAGCAACAAGGACGGCTAGCGGGAGCACGAGTTCGCGCGGGTGGAGTTGCGGGCGCGGCCCAACGGTCGCGACTAGCCCGGCAACGTACCCGAGCAATATGCCACCCCACCAACCGCCCAGGAACCCCCAACAGACACCAAGTAGCGTTGGGTCGGCTACGCCCGGAATGGGGTTGTGGAACACCGTGAAGTATTCCGGACACAGTCGCGCGGAGACCTGATCTTGCAGGATCGCGTACCCCACGATCGCGCCGAACCCGAGTAGTGCGAACCTGTAGCGCACGCCCTGCGTCGCGAGTACCGCCACGACGAGGCACATCACTATAGGCAAGACGAGTTGGTACGTTTCGAGGGGCCGCATTCGTGAATTCCGCTGCTGACTTTGTGTCTCGCTGACTGCGCCGCGATCATTCACAAATTTCACACGGAGGGCGCGACCGTGCCAATCGAATTTGTGACCGGCGATCTGTTTGTGAACCGCGTGAACGCGGATGCACTAGCACACGGCTGCAACTGTGCCGGATCGATGGGTGCAGGGATCGCAGTCGGGTTCAAGGAACGTTATCCGGGGATGTTCGAGGAGTTCCGCCGGCGGTGCAAAGCCAAACCCGCGGAGTTCGCGCTCGGGGACGTGTTCTTGTGGCGTGAACCCGGCAAACCAGCGGTGTTCAACCTGGGTACGCAACCGAGCCCCGGGCGCGGTGCGACCTATCCTGTTGTGGAAACTGCCCTCAACGCGCTCCGCACGGCCGCCGACCAAGCCGGCATTCTCACCCTGGCGATGCCCCGAATCGCGGCCGGTTACGGCGGGCTGTCGTGGAAGAAAGTGCGCGTGCTAATCGAATCCGCGTTCGTGGACTGGCCGGGCACACTGTACGTTTATGAGGAATTCAAAGCGGGCGAATGAGGTGCTCCCGTGTTGGACGAACGGGCGCTACTGGCTGCGATCCGCGACAACCCGGACACGGGGAGCAGATCAACCCACTTCGACGCCGCCGAGGAAGCCGCCGAACGCGAGGAACGAGTTGCTCGCGTTCAGGCTGGTTCCGTCGACCGACGTGATGCTCGATGTTCCGGTCTTCGAGCTGGCGACGATGTCGAGGACACCGTCGCCGTTCACATCGGCAACCGCGACCGAGAGGTTGCCGGTGATGCCCGGCACTGCCAGGAAGCTCCGTAGCTCGGATTGGTCGCGCCCGCTGAACACCTTCACGTGCGAGCTGCCTGTTGCGGCCCCGACAACGACATCGGCGCGGCCGTCGCCGTTCAGGTCGCCCGCGGCAACCGTCACCCCGCCCAGGTAGCCCGGGAACGCGAAAAAGCTCTGGAGCAACGACCCGTCGCGCCCGCTAAACACCTTCACGTGCGAGCTGCGGCCTGCGGCACCGACGATCACGTCAGCGAACCCGTCGCCGTCGATGTCGCCGCTGGCCACCGAGACCCCGCTCAGTGAGCCCGAGAACGCGAGCAGGCTGCGGATCTCGCTCCCGTCGGCCCCGCTGAACACTTTAACGTGCGACCCGCCCGTTCGGGTTCCGACGATCACATCAGCGAACCCGTCTCCGTTGACGTCGCCGGACGCGACGACGACCCCGCCTTGGAACCCCTGGAACGCGATGAAGCTGCGCCGCAGCGCCCCGGTGGCCCCGTCGAAGACCTTGACGTGTGAGCCCGCGGTCGCGGTTCCGGCGATCACGTCCGTGAAGCCGTCGCCGTTGGTGTCACCGCCCGCGCTGGCCACCCCGCCCTGGAACCCGTCGAACGCGAGGAAGCTGCGAATGAGGGAGCCGTCCGCGGAACTGAAAACCTTGATGTGCGAGCTGCTGGTCGCCGTGCCCGCGATGATATCGGCGCGGCCGTCGCCGTTCACGTCGTTCCCGCGCGGCGGCACAACAGTCTGGGTTACCGTTCTTGTGCTGGCGAGGAAATTGCCGCTGGCGGGAGTGAAACTTGCCGTAATAGTGTGCGTACCCGAGGCGAGTGCGGGGGTCGAGAAGCTGGCGCGCCCGGCGACGTCCACCGTTATCGTTGCGAGAACCGTACCGTCGGCGCTGAACGTTACGGTCCCGGTCGGCGTGCCCGAGCCCGGGGCCATCGCTGCAATCGTCGCGGTGAAGGTTACCTGCTCGCCGGGCGCCGTCGTCGGGTCCGAAGACGCCACCGTCGAGGTTGTGCTCGCTTGGGTGACCGTTTGCCCGCCGCTGAGGCTCCCCGAAGCGGTGCCGTAAACGCCCGCCCCCGCGTAGTTCACGCTGACCGTGTGCGAGGCGATGCTGAGCGAAGAAATTGCCGTAAACGTGGCCACCCCGCCGGTCAGCGCTACGGTCTCGACGGACACGCCGTCGACCACCAGTGTGACGTTCCCGGTCGGGGTGGCGCCGCTCCCCGCGACGGTCACCGAGAACGTGACCGGCTGTCCGAAGACCGCCGGGTTCACGGAGGACGCCACAGTCGCGGTGGGGGACTCGAGGACGGTGAGGGTCACATCGTTACCGGTTCCACCGACGTAGCTGATCTGAAAGGTCTGCCCGCTGACGGAAAACGTGGCCCCCTCCGCAAGGCCGGTGAATGTCCCGGTCACCGCGTCGGTGCCGTCGTTGGCGGTGATGACGAACGTGCTGCCCAGCGCTGGTGTGAAGCCGAGAGTGACCGAGAGCGTCCCGCCCAGGGACACCGCCCCGGTGACGTTCGCCTGATCGTACTGCGTGCCGACCGTGGTGCCGTTCAGTTCCACGCTGAAGATCGAACCCGAGTTCAGACTCAATGCACCCGTGCTGATGATCCCCGGTGAGCCGCCCGGGGCCAGGGTGCCGCCGCTGTTGACGGTCGCGGCCGGTACGGTGCCCGAGCCACCGATAGTGGCCCCGTTAGCGACGAACGCGCCGGAACTGGTGCCGATGGAGCCGTCGACGACGAGCCGCCCGCCGTTGACGAACGTGCCCCCGGTGTAACTGTTCGTGCCCGAAAGGGTCAGTACGCCGCTACCGGCGGTGAGCAGGTTGCGGTTCCCGCCGGACTGACTGATCGCGCCGGAGATCGTTAGGCTCGTGCCCGTCGCGACTGTGATCTGTTCGTTACCGGCGAACAGGAGCGTGCCCGAAATCGTGTTGCTGCCAGCCACGTTGATGATCTTGGAGGCCGACCCGCCGTTCGCCCCGTTGAGTGTAAGGGTCAGCGACTTGGTCGCCGGTAGCGCGATCCCGCCGGAGAGCTCCAGGGTCGCGGT
This region of Gemmata massiliana genomic DNA includes:
- a CDS encoding macro domain-containing protein, giving the protein MPIEFVTGDLFVNRVNADALAHGCNCAGSMGAGIAVGFKERYPGMFEEFRRRCKAKPAEFALGDVFLWREPGKPAVFNLGTQPSPGRGATYPVVETALNALRTAADQAGILTLAMPRIAAGYGGLSWKKVRVLIESAFVDWPGTLYVYEEFKAGE
- a CDS encoding beta strand repeat-containing protein; this translates as MKWIDSILQRLSASTRSNRKSRRALAQLSLTCLEDRVTPSTVTWTGGGGNNNWSNAANWGGIAPVTGDDLVFADLGMSVTAVNDFAGGTSFSSITIQGANYTITGNAIGLTGDVSTTYSSGSSALLLDTDLGGGDAIVAPGGVLDFGGVISGLSGLTVSGGGALLLSGSGSNTYVGTTLVAEGVLVLNKAGAVAVPGNLTVGDGDGGELVQLLAADQIADGATVAVGEGAIFDLNGTSETFDDLIMQGSTVNIGAGGTLILSSSISSFDAGNNTTALIQGGTLDLNGSGSFALVANDDPSSLIDLRITSVVANGGISKSGAGVLALAGANTYAGATAVTVGAIQVEGDTALGATSGATTVSSGASVFFDGSNLSVAEGFTISGTGYGTSGALASLNGAVTISGNVNLAANSQIGAAGSATLTINGVIDDGGSTFNLTVLQGATGRTVLGGANTFDGNLVVNSGYLRATHGGALGDTATATTVTFDDTATLELSGGIALPATKSLTLTLNGANGGSASKIINVAGSNTISGTLLFAGNEQITVATGTSLTISGAISQSGGNRNLLTAGSGVLTLSGTNSYTGGTFVNGGRLVVDGSIGTSSGAFVANGATIGGSGTVPAATVNSGGTLAPGGSPGIISTGALSLNSGSIFSVELNGTTVGTQYDQANVTGAVSLGGTLSVTLGFTPALGSTFVITANDGTDAVTGTFTGLAEGATFSVSGQTFQISYVGGTGNDVTLTVLESPTATVASSVNPAVFGQPVTFSVTVAGSGATPTGNVTLVVDGVSVETVALTGGVATFTAISSLSIASHTVSVNYAGAGVYGTASGSLSGGQTVTQASTTSTVASSDPTTAPGEQVTFTATIAAMAPGSGTPTGTVTFSADGTVLATITVDVAGRASFSTPALASGTHTITASFTPASGNFLASTRTVTQTVVPPRGNDVNGDGRADIIAGTATSSSHIKVFSSADGSLIRSFLAFDGFQGGVASAGGDTNGDGFTDVIAGTATAGSHVKVFDGATGALRRSFIAFQGFQGGVVVASGDVNGDGFADVIVGTRTGGSHVKVFSGADGSEIRSLLAFSGSLSGVSVASGDIDGDGFADVIVGAAGRSSHVKVFSGRDGSLLQSFFAFPGYLGGVTVAAGDLNGDGRADVVVGAATGSSHVKVFSGRDQSELRSFLAVPGITGNLSVAVADVNGDGVLDIVASSKTGTSSITSVDGTSLNASNSFLAFGGFLGGVEVG
- a CDS encoding tagatose 1,6-diphosphate aldolase, with product MATTSITRLYGLGLTPGKLRGLQRISNANGTLTMVATDQNSSMISMMKKATKEATGADREPTYAEIADAKVMLSRALAPHCSGLLVDGFYGYASTVSAFAVPPSTGLLIRVEKSGADKNAAGAPCGEVEPGWSVGKIKRCGADAVKLLAQFEPDELDSAERNFAFTQQIYDECIKHDILFLLEPLHFAYKINGVEEAKDKVAARKAKTVIDTAKYLSRYCDIYKAEFPGTFGVESDAQLVDNLKRLNDACVKPWVLLSAGVDYDKYKKQVDMAMKAGASGILGGRAFWKEFFTYASPADRQKFAETECVKRVQETDAIVKSGTPWFAKYGLTMEDLHGIRTTDGWHARYGGGTATKGAGGPSDPNAVY